One Phaseolus vulgaris cultivar G19833 chromosome 11, P. vulgaris v2.0, whole genome shotgun sequence genomic window carries:
- the LOC137834589 gene encoding uncharacterized protein yields the protein MDDENPTPLSSEQSTLSSSEKSMHSFLYLHPSKNPTVSLVSPVLDSNNYLSWNRSFVITLSPKNKLEFILDSYPCSQNDDPTFAASSRCNNMVVSWLVHSVSVPIRQSIIWMDVAFDIWNDLKVRYSQGDFSRIFDLQLEDSSLSEGDMSVTEYFTNLRIIWDELEISDLTLFVLVL from the coding sequence ATGGATGATGAAAACCCTACGCCGCTATCGTCAGAGCAATCAACACTATCTTCGTCAGAAAAATCAATGCACAGTTTCCTATATCTACATCCTAGCAAGAATCCAACGGTCTCGCTGGTTTCACCTGTTCTTGATTCCAACAATTATCTCTCGTGGAATCGATCTTTTGTTATAACACTTAGTCCCAAGAATAAACTGGAATTTATCCTTGATTCTTATCCATGTTCGCAAAATGATGATCCAACGTTCGCGGCTTCGTCACGGTGTAACAACATGGTCGTCTCCTGGTTAGTACATTCAGTTTCTGTTCCTATTAGGCAAAGTATTATTTGGATGGATGTGGCTTTCGATATATGGAATGACTTAAAAGTTAGATATTCTCAAGGTGATTTTTCGCGTATCTTTGATTTACAACTTGAGGATTCTTCTCTAAGCGAGGGTGACATGTCTGTCACTGAATATTTCACAAATTTGCGTATTATTTGGGATGAGTTGGAAATTTCAGACCTAACCCTGTTTGTACTTGTCCTGTAA
- the LOC137834582 gene encoding secreted RxLR effector protein 161-like — translation MATPMTHTSRLSPDQGTPLDSAATSEYRRLLGRLIYLTNTRPVITFAVHNLSQFISTPTTSHQQVACHILRYLKDTLGDGLFFPHENTLTLCGFNDSDWATCPTTRKSVTGYSIFIGSSLISWKSKKQQTISHSSSEVEYQAMATTKCEMQWISYLLHDLHIPATQPANLYCDNQSTIQISSNQVFHERTMHIEIGSHLVREKLSIGFLKLLPITS, via the coding sequence ATGGCTACTCCAATGACCCACACTTCCCGCCTCTCTCCAGACCAAGGAACTCCCCTAGATAGTGCCGCTACCTCCGAATACAGACGTCTCCTAGGCCGCCTGATTTATCTCACCAACACTCGTCCCGTCATAACTTTTGCGGTTCACAATCTTAGTCAGTTCATCTCTACCCCCACCACCTCTCATCAACAAGTAGCCTGCCACATCCTTCGTTACCTCAAAGACACTCTTGGTGATGGTCTTTTCTTTCCACACGAAAACACCCTTACACTTTGTGGATTCAACGACTCTGACTGGGCCACCTGCCCCACCACCAGAAAATCGGTCACTGGTTATTCAATTTTCATAGGAAGCTCCCTTATTTCATGGAAATCGAAGAAGCAACAAACCATATCCCACAGTTCCTCCGAAGTAGAGTATCAAGCAATGGCTACTACTAAGTGTGAGATGCAATGGATTTCTTATCTTCTCCATGATCTTCACATCCCAGCCACCCAACCTGCAAATTTATACTGTGACAACCAATCTACTATTCAAATTTCCTCAaaccaagtttttcatgaacgtACGATGCATATTGAAATTGGCTCTCACTTGGTTCGTGAAAAGCTCAGTATAGGTTTTCTGAAACTCCTACCTATCACCTCTTAA